A genomic region of Pararge aegeria chromosome 11, ilParAegt1.1, whole genome shotgun sequence contains the following coding sequences:
- the LOC120627452 gene encoding uncharacterized protein LOC120627452 yields the protein MTRLITGDPIPTHDLCDALNRNNKKIVLRAGAVLRRLHPAHPKKQMYSVPVNKFTAKTCAPSANLVRIRSCLDQYRTTPVRPVKIGPKAVSMEDLTPTTRSKKDSRKEPNLPTVRSPGLSSAAEEKAAARIGRFMLVAVWRRRRDDIRCLRKTLECQVTCSERLRIQVCALKSLLDSDNAKVRLAIREVERLKKLLRDKEMEKAVLEKEKYALEQDVCAAEDHASEMSVGWRNCRNELEGARVANASVQQALALERAASQEARALCDRTFDQLAALREELSQREAQAACAQAQAAALRRDRDDELRQLERTREQLALERVARERCSRESSALKVRVSLSARETNALRAAVGELRAQLQRVECELEVTREQLDWWPRPLTKMLGAARSWLRHPISIREAVLWSVTPARHGC from the exons GGCGATCCTATACCTACACACGAT CTTTGTGATGCGCTCAACCGTAACAATAAAAAGATCGTTCTCCGAGCTGGCGCTGTGCTCAG GCGTCTTCACCCGGCTCATCCGAAGAAGCAGATGTACTCGGTCCCAGTCAACAAGTTTACCGCCAAGACCTGCGCACCCAGCGCCAACCTGGTCAGAATCCGGAGCTGCCTCGACCAGTACCGCACCACTCCAGTCAGGCCTGTCAAGATTGGACCCAAGGCGGTGTCTATGGAAGATTTGACTCCAACAACGAGGAGCAAAAAGGACAG CAGGAAGGAGCCAAATCTGCCAACGGTTCGTTCCCCCGGGTTAAGCAGCGCAGCTGAGGAGAAAGCAGCGGCCAGGATCGGCAGGTTCATGTTGGTGGCAGTTTGGAGACGGCGTCGCGACGACATCCGTTGCTTGAGGAAGACTCTGGAGTGCCAG GTGACATGCTCGGAGCGCCTGCGCATCCAGGTTTGTGCGCTGAAGTCTCTGCTGGACTCCGACAACGCCAAGGTGCGCCTCGCGATACGCGAAGTGGAGAGGCTAAAGAAGCTGCTGCGGGACAAGGAAATGGAGAAGGCTGTGCTGGAAAAG GAGAAGTATGCGCTGGAACAAGATGTTTGCGCTGCTGAGGACCACGCCTCCGAGATGAGCGTCG GTTGGCGCAACTGCCGCAATGAGCTGGAAGGCGCGCGGGTGGCCAACGCGAGCGTTCAGCAGGCGCTGGCGCTGGAGCGAGCTGCCAGCCAGGAGGCCCGGGCACTCTGCGATCGAACCTTCGATCAG CTGGCGGCGCTGCGCGAGGAGCTGTCGCAGCGCGAGGCGCAGGCGGCGTGTGCGCAGGCGCAGGCCGCCGCGCTGCGCCGCGACCGCGACGACGAGCTGCGACAGCTGGAGCGCACGCGAGAGCAGCTGGCGCTCGAGCGAGT GGCACGCGAGCGCTGTTCGCGCGAGAGCTCTGCGCTGAAAGTGCGCGTGTCGCTGAGCGCTCGAGAGACGAACGCACTGCGCGCCGCAGTGGGGGAGTTGCGCGCTCAGCTACAGCGAGTGGAGTGCGAGCTTGAAGTCACCCGCGAGCAACTGGACTGGTGGCCGAGGCCGCTCACCAA